From a single Natronorubrum tibetense GA33 genomic region:
- a CDS encoding redox-regulated ATPase YchF translates to MSTSYRIGLVGKPSVGKSSFFNAATMNDVPEGAYPFTTIDPSVGEAYVRVDCAAPEFDEECTPNVGYCDHGTRFVPTKLVDVAGLIPGAHEGNGLGNQFLSDLNETDVLVHVVDFSGETDLEGEPTEGHDPRKDIAFLEEELDQWYLGVLEKGIDRYASGYTTEDDAIEEELAVQMSAFKTNEDEIKRLIRRTDVGFDPEGWEDADKLELAREIRKETKPMVIAANKMDTPEAQDNYEEITNDPEYEHLTIVPCSAHAEKALKSADQAGVVDYRPGDEDFEIVGDISDEQEQGLEQIRDFLSEYGASGVQAAIETALFDVLEVTPVFPGGANGLGNERGEVLPDCYLIPPNSTAEDFAYSLHSDIGDGFLHAIDCRSNRQLGKDYEVESRDVIEVITTN, encoded by the coding sequence ATGAGTACGAGCTATCGGATCGGACTCGTCGGCAAACCCTCCGTCGGCAAGTCCTCCTTCTTCAATGCAGCGACGATGAACGACGTTCCCGAAGGCGCCTACCCCTTCACGACCATCGACCCCAGCGTGGGCGAGGCCTACGTGCGCGTCGACTGCGCCGCCCCCGAGTTCGACGAGGAGTGTACCCCGAACGTCGGCTACTGCGACCACGGTACCCGCTTCGTCCCGACGAAACTCGTCGACGTCGCCGGGCTGATCCCCGGCGCTCACGAGGGTAACGGTCTCGGGAACCAGTTCCTCTCGGACTTAAACGAGACCGACGTGCTCGTCCACGTCGTCGACTTCTCCGGTGAGACCGACCTCGAAGGCGAACCCACCGAGGGCCACGATCCGCGCAAGGACATCGCCTTCTTAGAGGAAGAACTCGACCAGTGGTATCTCGGCGTCCTCGAGAAAGGGATCGACCGCTACGCCTCCGGCTACACGACCGAAGACGACGCCATCGAGGAGGAACTCGCCGTCCAGATGAGCGCGTTCAAGACCAACGAGGACGAGATCAAGCGACTCATTCGGCGCACGGATGTCGGCTTCGACCCCGAGGGGTGGGAGGACGCGGACAAACTCGAGTTGGCCCGCGAGATCCGCAAGGAGACCAAGCCGATGGTCATCGCGGCGAACAAGATGGACACGCCCGAAGCCCAGGACAACTACGAGGAGATCACGAACGATCCGGAGTACGAGCACCTGACGATCGTCCCCTGCAGCGCCCACGCCGAGAAGGCGCTCAAATCGGCGGATCAGGCGGGCGTCGTCGACTACCGACCCGGCGACGAGGACTTCGAGATCGTCGGCGACATCTCGGACGAGCAAGAACAGGGGTTAGAGCAGATCCGCGACTTCCTCTCCGAGTACGGCGCGAGCGGCGTGCAGGCGGCCATCGAGACCGCGCTGTTCGACGTCCTCGAAGTAACGCCGGTATTCCCCGGCGGCGCGAACGGCCTCGGCAACGAACGCGGCGAGGTGCTCCCCGACTGCTATCTGATCCCGCCGAACTCGACCGCAGAGGACTTCGCGTACAGCCTCCACTCCGATATCGGCGACGGCTTCCTCCACGCCATTGACTGCCGATCGAACCGGCAACTCGGCAAGGACTACGAGGTCGAGTCGCGGGACGTGATCGAAGTCATCACGACGAACTGA
- a CDS encoding cold-shock protein, with protein sequence MANGKVDFFNDTGGYGFIETDDADDDVFFHMEDVGGPDLEEGTEIEFDIEQAPKGPRATNVERL encoded by the coding sequence ATGGCAAACGGTAAGGTTGATTTCTTCAACGACACAGGCGGCTACGGTTTCATTGAGACGGACGATGCGGACGATGACGTTTTCTTCCACATGGAAGACGTTGGCGGTCCGGACCTCGAGGAAGGCACAGAGATCGAATTCGATATCGAACAGGCCCCCAAGGGTCCGCGCGCGACCAACGTCGAGCGTCTATAA
- a CDS encoding deoxyribonuclease IV yields the protein MKVGAHVSISGSRVSSDDETPPYDDMRNAIHRQLAFGGNCGQVFTTSPQVWAQPELSDEAAEGFREETDEQLEGPWVIHSSYLVNLCTPKDDLRRKSKESMQAELDAAERLDIPYVNVHLGAHTGAGVEGGLDNAASLIDELEVPDGVEILIESDAGSGTKLGGEFAHLAGIIERTETEIGICIDTAHTLVAGNDLTTPEAVDETVGRFDDEVGLEYLKYIHLNDSKHDVGTHKDEHAHVGEGYIGEDGMKAIVNHPDLRELPFALETPTEDGRGFAWNIEKVKELRDSE from the coding sequence ATGAAGGTCGGCGCACACGTCTCAATCTCCGGCTCGCGCGTCTCGTCCGACGACGAAACACCGCCGTACGACGACATGCGGAACGCGATTCACCGACAACTCGCCTTCGGCGGCAACTGCGGCCAGGTCTTTACGACTTCGCCGCAGGTCTGGGCCCAGCCCGAACTCAGCGACGAGGCCGCCGAGGGCTTTCGGGAAGAAACCGACGAACAACTCGAGGGGCCGTGGGTGATCCACTCGTCTTACTTGGTCAACCTCTGTACCCCTAAAGACGACCTCCGCCGGAAGTCCAAGGAGAGCATGCAGGCTGAGCTCGATGCAGCCGAGCGCCTCGACATTCCGTACGTCAACGTCCACCTCGGCGCGCACACGGGAGCCGGCGTCGAGGGTGGCCTCGACAACGCGGCGAGTCTGATCGACGAACTCGAGGTTCCCGATGGCGTCGAGATTCTCATCGAGTCCGACGCGGGCAGCGGCACAAAACTCGGCGGCGAGTTCGCCCACCTCGCGGGGATCATCGAACGAACCGAGACCGAGATCGGCATTTGTATCGACACCGCCCACACGCTGGTCGCGGGCAACGACCTGACGACGCCCGAAGCGGTCGACGAGACCGTGGGACGATTCGACGACGAAGTGGGCCTCGAGTACCTCAAATACATCCACCTCAACGACTCGAAACACGACGTCGGCACCCACAAGGACGAACACGCCCACGTCGGCGAGGGCTACATCGGCGAGGACGGCATGAAGGCAATCGTGAACCACCCGGATCTGCGTGAACTGCCGTTCGCGCTCGAGACGCCCACCGAGGACGGCCGCGGCTTCGCGTGGAACATCGAGAAGGTGAAAGAGCTGCGCGACTCGGAGTGA
- a CDS encoding class I SAM-dependent methyltransferase encodes MREFSESYLERTREGMWDDSREALEPLALETRSRILDVGCGTGELSRVLREEAADDATVVGCDVDLDLLAAAADRDSAGNSIPLVAGDALRLPFPDDTFDLVVCQALLINLPDPSAALCEFARVSTDLVAAVEPDNAAVEIDSSVEREGRLERRARRAYLAGVSTDVALGADAREAFERAGLEVCETQRYDHVRTVAPPYSEGALLAARRKATGAGLADDRETMLSGALSESGYDDLRSAWREMGRDVIEQMESREYRREEAVPFFVVVGRV; translated from the coding sequence GTGCGCGAGTTCTCCGAATCCTACCTCGAGCGGACCCGCGAGGGTATGTGGGACGACTCCCGCGAGGCCCTCGAGCCGCTCGCTCTCGAGACCAGGTCCCGAATCCTCGATGTCGGTTGTGGCACCGGCGAACTGAGCCGCGTCCTGCGCGAAGAGGCGGCAGACGACGCCACGGTGGTCGGCTGTGATGTCGACCTCGATCTGCTCGCGGCCGCAGCCGATCGCGATTCGGCTGGCAACTCGATCCCGCTTGTCGCCGGCGACGCCCTCCGATTACCGTTTCCCGACGATACCTTCGACCTCGTGGTCTGTCAGGCACTGTTGATCAACCTCCCCGATCCCTCCGCCGCGCTCTGCGAGTTCGCGCGCGTCTCGACCGACCTCGTCGCGGCCGTCGAACCCGACAACGCCGCCGTCGAGATCGATTCGAGCGTCGAGCGCGAAGGTCGACTCGAGCGCCGGGCCCGACGAGCCTACCTCGCGGGCGTCTCAACCGATGTCGCGCTCGGCGCCGACGCTCGCGAGGCGTTCGAGCGAGCGGGCCTCGAGGTGTGCGAGACCCAGCGGTACGACCACGTTCGGACGGTCGCCCCACCCTACAGCGAGGGGGCGCTGCTCGCGGCCCGGCGGAAGGCGACCGGGGCGGGGCTGGCCGACGATCGGGAGACGATGCTCTCGGGGGCGTTGAGCGAGTCCGGGTACGACGACCTCCGAAGCGCGTGGCGGGAGATGGGTCGAGACGTGATCGAACAGATGGAGTCGCGGGAGTATCGCCGCGAGGAAGCGGTTCCGTTTTTCGTCGTCGTCGGCCGCGTCTAG
- a CDS encoding ABC transporter ATP-binding protein: protein MAAIELEGLTKDYGEVLANDDVTFSVERGEIFGYLGPNGAGKTTTIRTLLGLLSPTDGSARLLGHDIADEGELIEAKRRLGYLPDSPAFDETATGREVLELHASIKGDERSDELLELFDPPLDRLVRDYSRGNVRKLGLVTTFMHEPELVILDEPTGGLDPLMQHRFAEFLRDERERGVTVFFSSHILGEVRRLCDRVGIIRNGRLVTVEPVESLLDRSGKVVRLRAADPIPRDTLEIDGVHDLEATLDRGADSSRESARDDSKSTFTECTFTFTGDVNALLERLREYPLLDLSIEEAPLEDVFMRFYGGEVDGEESTAAGRQGTPTEVTDDV, encoded by the coding sequence ATGGCCGCAATCGAACTCGAGGGACTCACGAAGGATTACGGGGAGGTGCTCGCCAACGACGACGTGACGTTTTCCGTCGAGCGCGGCGAAATATTCGGCTATCTCGGCCCGAACGGAGCCGGGAAGACGACGACGATTCGGACGCTGCTCGGCCTCCTCTCGCCGACCGATGGCTCGGCCCGACTGCTCGGTCACGACATCGCCGACGAGGGCGAACTCATCGAGGCCAAACGCCGCCTCGGCTACCTCCCCGACAGTCCCGCGTTCGACGAGACCGCGACGGGCCGGGAGGTCCTCGAGTTACACGCCTCGATCAAGGGCGACGAGCGCAGCGACGAATTGCTCGAGCTGTTCGACCCGCCGCTCGATCGCCTGGTCCGGGACTACTCCCGCGGCAACGTCCGAAAGCTCGGGCTCGTGACGACGTTCATGCACGAACCGGAGCTGGTGATCCTCGACGAGCCGACGGGCGGGCTCGACCCGCTGATGCAACACCGGTTCGCCGAGTTCCTTCGCGACGAGCGAGAACGGGGCGTAACTGTCTTCTTTTCCTCGCACATTCTCGGCGAGGTGCGCCGGCTCTGCGATCGAGTGGGAATAATCCGCAACGGCCGACTCGTCACGGTCGAACCCGTCGAATCCCTGCTCGACCGCAGCGGAAAGGTGGTCCGGCTGCGCGCCGCCGATCCGATCCCGCGCGACACCCTCGAGATCGACGGCGTCCACGACCTCGAGGCGACGCTGGATCGCGGCGCGGACTCGAGTAGGGAATCCGCTCGTGACGACTCGAAATCGACGTTTACGGAGTGTACGTTTACGTTCACCGGCGACGTTAATGCGTTGCTCGAGCGCCTACGGGAGTATCCCTTGCTCGACCTCTCGATCGAGGAAGCGCCGCTCGAGGACGTGTTTATGCGATTTTACGGCGGCGAGGTGGACGGGGAAGAGAGCACCGCGGCCGGTCGTCAGGGGACCCCCACGGAGGTGACCGACGATGTTTGA
- a CDS encoding ABC transporter permease subunit: protein MFELTRYDGRHRLKGSVYLSIAMSLLAVVVIWIYPSFSGSFENVDEEFLQAYPDQIIQMFNIQTMASLEGFLAFELYVFGWIILLGLYLAYLAAGAIAGDVECGRMDILLSMPISRARTVGEKFASLAVPIVVVNLITPFVVYVAAVLVGEPLSAADLAAVHLLSIPYLFACAGIGLIASVAVDRTSIAQRIALGVTFGLFMLESLLSGTDYEVIGAVAPMRYFDPNEILLESTYDLTGAGVLIVMTVACVVASQLWFRRRDIQ from the coding sequence ATGTTTGAACTCACCCGCTACGACGGTCGCCACCGTCTGAAGGGCAGCGTCTACCTCTCGATTGCGATGTCGCTGCTGGCGGTCGTCGTGATCTGGATCTACCCCTCGTTCAGCGGCTCCTTCGAGAACGTCGACGAGGAGTTCCTGCAGGCCTATCCCGACCAGATCATCCAGATGTTCAACATTCAGACGATGGCTTCCCTCGAGGGCTTTCTCGCGTTCGAGCTCTACGTCTTCGGGTGGATCATCCTGCTCGGGCTCTATCTGGCGTACCTCGCGGCTGGAGCGATCGCCGGCGACGTCGAGTGCGGTCGGATGGACATCCTGCTCTCGATGCCCATTTCGCGGGCCCGAACTGTCGGCGAGAAGTTCGCCTCGCTCGCCGTTCCCATCGTCGTCGTCAACCTCATCACGCCGTTCGTCGTTTACGTGGCGGCGGTTCTGGTCGGCGAGCCGCTTTCGGCCGCGGATCTGGCGGCCGTCCACCTCCTCTCGATTCCGTACCTGTTCGCCTGCGCCGGCATCGGGCTGATCGCCTCCGTCGCTGTCGACCGGACGAGCATCGCCCAGCGAATCGCCCTCGGCGTCACGTTCGGGCTGTTCATGCTCGAGTCGCTGCTTTCGGGGACTGACTACGAGGTGATCGGGGCGGTCGCACCGATGCGGTACTTCGATCCGAACGAGATCCTGCTCGAGAGCACCTACGACCTCACCGGCGCCGGCGTTCTGATCGTGATGACCGTCGCGTGCGTCGTCGCTAGCCAGCTTTGGTTCAGGCGGCGAGACATCCAGTAG
- a CDS encoding DUF7095 family protein, translated as MSGFARSHAVDRLERLVDTVEEERMPVPVREVWAFGDVALGLDPVERLDIYLTKDILMRDDSANGGDPDATFGVDGVGKSVRADWAADHPEYLRANANGHAAPEKCLAAHLLGDSGQEEPIHLEVCNAPFEDNVTQRLRGATMREDYTQLLDPRGVCLWAEGTRSDEAFRKLRESELALPALSSALEMLGMDAEAAADAAGELHAWREEQEGVTVRGDVV; from the coding sequence GAGCGACTCGTCGACACCGTCGAGGAGGAACGAATGCCCGTTCCGGTGCGAGAGGTCTGGGCCTTCGGCGACGTCGCGCTCGGGCTCGATCCCGTCGAACGGCTCGACATCTACCTGACGAAGGACATTCTGATGCGTGACGACAGCGCCAACGGCGGCGATCCGGACGCAACGTTCGGCGTCGACGGCGTCGGCAAGTCCGTCCGGGCCGACTGGGCCGCCGACCACCCGGAGTACCTCCGGGCAAACGCGAACGGACATGCCGCCCCCGAGAAGTGTCTCGCCGCCCACCTGCTGGGCGATTCCGGTCAGGAGGAGCCGATCCATCTCGAGGTTTGCAACGCCCCCTTCGAGGATAACGTCACCCAGCGCCTGCGCGGCGCGACGATGCGCGAGGATTACACCCAGTTGCTCGACCCCCGCGGGGTCTGTCTCTGGGCCGAGGGAACCCGCAGCGACGAGGCGTTCCGAAAGCTTCGCGAGAGCGAACTGGCGCTCCCGGCGCTCTCGAGCGCACTCGAGATGCTCGGGATGGACGCAGAAGCTGCCGCGGACGCGGCCGGGGAACTGCACGCCTGGCGCGAGGAGCAAGAGGGCGTGACGGTGCGCGGCGACGTGGTCTGA